The following proteins are encoded in a genomic region of Enterocloster clostridioformis:
- a CDS encoding prepilin peptidase: protein MVFIYLVFYGLFGAVTGSFLNVCILRIPENQNFVTGRSHCSACGHVLAFYDMVPVLSWLFLKGRCRYCRAPVSIQYPAVELLTASAFILCLLSKGPGMGSAIMCMFSGILITAAFIDARHMYIPDGIHVLILLLSCISLAAGSAPSLMNRLGGSLLTGGFLALVNLLSRGGVGWGDVKLFAASGLLIGAAPAMTALLMGYVTAGLWYAVPLLRGRVGRKTQIPMAPFFAVSLMICGLWFRQLLLWYLGFFR, encoded by the coding sequence ATGGTTTTTATCTATTTAGTATTTTACGGACTGTTCGGCGCAGTGACAGGCAGTTTTCTGAATGTCTGTATCCTGCGCATACCTGAAAACCAAAATTTCGTAACCGGGCGTTCCCACTGTTCTGCCTGCGGCCATGTGCTGGCTTTTTACGATATGGTTCCCGTTCTGTCCTGGTTATTCCTAAAGGGCCGGTGCCGGTATTGCAGGGCCCCTGTTTCCATACAATATCCGGCTGTGGAGCTTCTCACCGCATCTGCCTTCATCCTGTGCCTCCTGTCAAAAGGGCCAGGTATGGGTTCAGCCATTATGTGCATGTTTTCCGGTATTCTCATTACAGCCGCGTTTATAGACGCACGGCATATGTATATACCTGACGGCATCCATGTCCTGATTTTGCTGCTGTCCTGTATCTCACTGGCAGCCGGATCCGCTCCCTCCCTTATGAACCGGCTGGGCGGCTCCCTTCTCACAGGCGGTTTCCTGGCTCTTGTGAATCTGCTTAGCCGCGGCGGCGTTGGCTGGGGTGACGTAAAGCTCTTTGCTGCCAGCGGTCTGCTGATAGGCGCCGCTCCTGCCATGACAGCCCTTCTGATGGGCTATGTCACAGCGGGACTCTGGTATGCTGTTCCCCTTTTGCGGGGAAGAGTTGGCCGAAAGACACAGATACCCATGGCACCGTTTTTTGCAGTGTCCCTGATGATATGCGGCCTTTGGTTCCGCCAGCTGCTCCTGTGGTATCTGGGCTTTTTCCGTTAA
- a CDS encoding type II secretion system protein, with protein sequence MAKGSGTGNNSGFTLIETVAALSIAAVLAVFISGFIHPQMKLYYDLDRISQAKAMCGEAYRGMEEKMRYGYVFFCDYRDTGVISYYNSI encoded by the coding sequence ATGGCGAAAGGAAGCGGGACAGGGAACAACAGCGGATTTACATTGATTGAGACAGTGGCGGCACTGTCCATTGCTGCTGTCCTGGCTGTATTTATTTCCGGTTTCATCCATCCGCAGATGAAGCTGTATTATGATTTGGACCGGATTTCCCAGGCAAAGGCAATGTGCGGCGAGGCCTACCGTGGTATGGAGGAAAAAATGAGGTACGGCTATGTGTTTTTCTGCGACTACCGGGATACAGGCGTGATATCCTACTATAACTCGATTTAA
- a CDS encoding type IV pilus modification PilV family protein, with amino-acid sequence MKKSDSRSSRGGFTLIEVVVSTALLAVVCTGFLMMTAANAGQMSREQRLEQSNYILSARAGQGEGDPTGETIAVEFSLEGTNQVREIFEQYEITESGEDAGNHMTFYRHR; translated from the coding sequence ATGAAGAAATCGGATAGCAGGTCATCAAGAGGAGGTTTCACTCTGATTGAGGTTGTGGTGTCAACTGCCCTCCTGGCAGTTGTCTGTACTGGGTTTCTGATGATGACGGCTGCTAATGCCGGCCAGATGTCCAGGGAGCAGAGGCTGGAACAGTCCAATTATATCCTCAGCGCCCGGGCCGGCCAAGGAGAGGGAGACCCTACCGGAGAAACCATTGCGGTAGAGTTCAGCCTGGAGGGGACGAACCAGGTCCGGGAAATATTTGAACAATATGAAATCACCGAATCGGGGGAAGATGCCGGCAACCATATGACATTTTACAGGCACAGATAA